From one Sphingobacteriales bacterium genomic stretch:
- a CDS encoding T9SS type A sorting domain-containing protein: MRVIEYKNSKRFFVFLRIFFFAVSFLLCIVPQYAGSAWKVGNTLHGRGINTLKFLDVNTVVVAGGSETNDSLNSVIKYTDRGETLIQYYDFSEIRPWFTDMSFPSHDTGYLVGWNGQMLKTTTAAESWQYKSLPAAVAHRHYNGVYFTSNLTGYMAGGNRENDTIQTILKTTNGADTWNVIRDIPGQWLNSVYFISANTGFCVGAVGTVLKTTNAGNSWSRINVGGDAGTRNFTKILFINSNIGFIIGGSEKESNVQTILKTENGGNDWTVLKDSIGGQMLNGIGFMDADTGFAVGNLGAIKKTTDGGATWLDFYLPEDINDAFRDLKAVDFFKNYGGAFGGEIGKFILYEDSIPLGAAVRTDSIIRNTDKSVRIFGQVNPNGSATHAYFEYGRTLSMGNRISVAPDSLYGNSPVSISAATPPLSPGTYYCRLRGVNRFGDSSGNVLIFKMDIPGVYTGGAAINSDNSVKLQGIVNPNGFGAHVIFEYGETEALGNRIDVIPDSVYGNADMVVSATTPVMPIGLYHYRIRAYNSGGDSAGNILQFRIGVPEVVTGNVTTGDIVIYSDNRVKLTGWVNPRGNLLHPVFEYGLTPALGNSLDAIPDSVSGNAFRSVYAMSPVLSPGIYYYRLHVVYDGGDTSGGIRQFYIGDNPIPNFDFEEWESRSDTILSGGWLSSNSFLNRPVRKGISYDGSTSMVLTGDNTKDGFSMILLGVVNDPGNGLSGGAPLNARPDSLVGHFRYNLRQGHPASWGYVLKKNGIYLTPPLPSPPYIQTIPADSSGPYTTNGEFVRLAFPVVYPDAFTVPDTIILGFLSNDLNIMFDTTGEVAPENVLELDNLSYTGTSQTIPNSGFEDWKINSLEHPASWITTDMESATYDGVLLQVLKTTDARNGLYAVRIQNNLNSVKGRMLLSGTIDPLIKPAFPIPYKFKGLYGYYKFYPDLNSNDTAVIYVTMFKNSELIGNGQLQITNPMNTYYPFYDSIIYSFSDSIFPDSANIGIYFINRSQTVSGNAVFFLDDLRFDGLHDTAFVISGIQQVITPSQTLRLFPNPVAEVVAFTLPAPEKLVSVECLDIRGNIYPIIPVSNSYKDLNMFNVNNLPDAIYFLRIQTEQGVYSGKFLKISQ, from the coding sequence ATGAGAGTTATAGAGTATAAAAATTCGAAACGTTTCTTTGTCTTTCTCAGAATCTTTTTTTTCGCTGTTTCCTTTCTTCTTTGTATAGTTCCTCAATATGCAGGTAGTGCCTGGAAAGTCGGCAATACCTTACACGGACGTGGTATCAATACGTTAAAGTTTTTAGATGTCAATACCGTTGTTGTTGCAGGCGGGTCTGAAACAAACGATTCGCTCAATTCAGTAATAAAATATACGGACAGAGGGGAAACGCTGATACAGTATTATGATTTCAGTGAGATACGTCCCTGGTTTACCGATATGAGTTTCCCATCCCATGATACAGGATATCTGGTGGGATGGAACGGGCAGATGCTCAAAACAACCACTGCCGCTGAAAGCTGGCAATATAAATCATTGCCTGCGGCTGTTGCTCATCGTCATTACAACGGCGTTTATTTTACCAGTAACCTGACCGGTTATATGGCAGGAGGGAACAGGGAAAACGATACCATCCAGACAATTCTAAAGACCACCAATGGGGCAGATACATGGAATGTCATTAGGGATATTCCCGGTCAATGGCTGAATTCCGTTTATTTTATTTCTGCCAATACAGGGTTCTGTGTGGGTGCTGTTGGAACCGTACTGAAAACGACCAATGCCGGTAATAGCTGGAGCCGGATTAATGTCGGCGGAGATGCCGGTACCAGAAACTTTACAAAGATTCTGTTTATAAACAGCAATATTGGATTTATCATTGGCGGCAGTGAGAAAGAAAGCAACGTACAGACCATTCTGAAAACTGAAAACGGAGGTAATGACTGGACTGTTTTAAAAGACAGTATCGGTGGCCAGATGCTGAATGGAATAGGGTTTATGGATGCAGATACGGGTTTTGCTGTCGGCAATCTCGGGGCGATAAAAAAAACAACAGACGGAGGTGCAACGTGGCTGGATTTTTACCTGCCCGAAGATATCAATGATGCATTTCGTGATTTGAAAGCGGTGGATTTCTTTAAAAATTACGGTGGTGCCTTTGGCGGTGAAATCGGTAAGTTTATTCTCTATGAAGACAGCATTCCGTTAGGAGCAGCCGTTCGGACAGACAGTATCATTAGGAACACGGACAAATCTGTCCGGATCTTCGGACAGGTCAACCCAAATGGGAGTGCAACGCATGCGTACTTTGAATACGGAAGAACCCTTTCGATGGGTAACAGGATTTCTGTCGCACCGGATTCACTGTATGGAAATTCTCCTGTAAGTATTTCTGCAGCTACACCTCCGCTGTCTCCCGGTACGTACTACTGTCGGCTAAGGGGTGTCAACAGGTTTGGTGACTCATCCGGTAATGTACTAATATTCAAGATGGATATTCCCGGTGTTTATACGGGCGGGGCGGCCATCAATAGCGATAATTCGGTGAAGCTGCAGGGGATAGTCAACCCGAATGGTTTTGGCGCACATGTCATTTTTGAATACGGAGAAACGGAAGCGCTGGGTAATCGCATAGATGTTATACCGGATTCGGTTTACGGAAATGCAGATATGGTTGTTTCAGCAACCACGCCGGTAATGCCGATAGGATTATACCATTATCGTATCAGGGCATACAACAGCGGTGGTGACTCAGCCGGAAATATACTGCAGTTTCGCATAGGGGTTCCGGAGGTGGTAACAGGGAATGTCACCACGGGGGATATCGTCATCTATTCGGATAACAGGGTAAAACTGACTGGATGGGTAAACCCAAGAGGAAATCTGCTGCATCCGGTATTTGAATACGGTCTAACCCCTGCACTGGGAAATTCACTGGATGCGATACCCGATTCGGTTTCCGGCAATGCATTCAGGAGTGTTTATGCAATGTCACCTGTCCTGAGTCCCGGAATCTATTACTACCGGCTTCATGTGGTGTATGATGGAGGTGACACCAGCGGTGGAATCAGGCAGTTTTACATCGGGGATAATCCGATACCTAATTTTGATTTTGAGGAATGGGAATCAAGGTCTGATACCATTTTGTCCGGCGGCTGGCTATCCAGCAATTCCTTTTTGAATCGGCCGGTTCGGAAAGGAATATCCTATGATGGTTCCACATCCATGGTTCTGACAGGGGATAATACAAAAGATGGTTTCAGCATGATTTTACTGGGTGTCGTCAATGATCCGGGTAACGGATTGTCTGGTGGCGCTCCGTTGAACGCACGGCCGGATAGTCTTGTCGGCCATTTCAGGTATAATTTAAGGCAGGGTCATCCTGCCAGCTGGGGGTATGTATTGAAAAAGAATGGCATTTATCTGACGCCCCCTTTGCCATCACCTCCCTATATCCAGACAATCCCTGCAGACAGCTCCGGACCGTATACGACAAACGGAGAATTTGTCAGGCTCGCATTTCCAGTTGTTTATCCGGATGCCTTTACCGTTCCGGATACCATCATTTTAGGATTTCTGTCCAATGATCTGAATATCATGTTTGACACTACGGGAGAGGTGGCACCCGAAAATGTGCTGGAGTTGGATAATCTGTCCTATACCGGTACTTCCCAAACCATACCGAACAGCGGATTTGAAGACTGGAAAATCAATTCACTGGAGCACCCGGCTTCCTGGATTACGACAGACATGGAAAGTGCAACCTATGATGGTGTGCTCCTTCAGGTACTGAAGACCACAGATGCCAGAAACGGACTTTATGCGGTACGGATTCAGAATAATTTAAACTCCGTTAAAGGAAGGATGCTTTTGTCCGGTACAATAGATCCGCTCATTAAACCTGCATTTCCGATACCATATAAATTCAAAGGGCTTTACGGGTATTATAAATTCTATCCCGATCTGAACTCGAACGATACAGCAGTAATCTATGTAACCATGTTTAAAAACAGTGAACTGATAGGCAATGGACAGTTACAGATTACAAACCCAATGAATACATACTATCCGTTTTATGATTCCATCATTTACAGTTTCAGTGATTCCATCTTTCCCGACAGTGCGAATATCGGCATCTATTTTATTAACCGTTCACAGACTGTTAGCGGAAACGCTGTTTTTTTTCTGGATGATTTGCGCTTTGACGGCCTTCATGATACCGCCTTCGTAATTTCAGGTATTCAACAGGTAATAACTCCCTCTCAAACCCTTAGGCTTTTCCCCAATCCGGTAGCTGAAGTGGTGGCTTTTACATTACCTGCACCTGAAAAGTTAGTGTCTGTCGAATGCCTGGATATCAGGGGGAATATTTATCCGATAATACCCGTCTCCAATTCCTATAAAGATTTGAACATGTTTAATGTGAATAATCTGCCCGATGCAATTTATTTTCTGAGGATACAGACAGAACAAGGGGTTTATTCCGGGAAATTTTTAAAAATCTCGCAATAA
- a CDS encoding T9SS type A sorting domain-containing protein: MDCDNYINRTSGSNIFLSGVPYTNTLGVQMNAYEADDGGFLGVEPCMPHDGNCGGFGSPSSGSNNINITGSLNPCTWSGEYNTERNDCSSHSSTNDYRIYWKYRWVYDVAPTVTGPVANTTLCKGQTTTLTVTAQTDGDGRSMGKFYQWQVTNVTDCSTVQESDWANITGATSASFQPAEIAGTRLYRCLVSSDCNSISNLQTKSSCARVTYHPYDGLPASTANYPGSTGVGDASPDIQTTICGKTILPGSSNILTVLAPPAVGAIANSNFTWTDNTGRAVGTSFPGGNTAATVTWIAPTTPNVISGYTITLTYTGNGNPGPCTTSTKTCTTYVGSPACGIMYVAPAANNGVNVLGCGGPDNPCLNLTGANGAFDNLGSKTHIKMAAGTYTELATVNVSSGLTIEGGYSIASGIWAKTSTPSSTIITAGANEVIDNDIQHIIGFKCTGNNWNLMDLKITANNPTGQTTNLNGKSSYGIHINGSSNYSITRCNITSGTATEGRNKSNAAALAYNGQNAASAATAGDPGGAGSNQGNGGGCNISGGGGKGGNGGTGGANATLIGGSAQAGGGGGSGGAGASACCGGSACQSGYSDNNGAGGGGGAGGGGGTGGGAAVGGSYDGASNGGNKGGNATVGTNGPGGGTTSGAGGAGSGSSAGSGGTASTVVSGFGGVGGGGGANTGSGGGGGAGSSHGCSTGTTGAGGTGAAGVPGTAGTTTAGVVGLYYKPSYGSNGTAGGGGGGGGGGGGGGSNFINTGNKWFTGSGGGGGGGGGGGGGAGVGARGGGASVGIYIYNGGSGGIIKDCSIATVATVVGQGGTGGTGGAGGGAGAGGSISGSTSSRKGGNGGTGGKGGDGGKGGDADAGVRSALFVASGTSPAISGTITNIGTSIAVQGDNGGGSIPNTLSAGVVTNNGTICKNSVFSLSSSGGTWGSLPAEFSYTDYNNDASGDYNAANFSPDITTSDALTAGFYDISKTTPITYWKYLAVSSANRTKPVITIKASDGSTLTPAATICDEGTVQLTATNYGTPQKFQWDVYSGTWQGKASATNRVFTSTLQSPTVSLPVISGITTTYYVRYQEQDDCCGWSAPAFTTITVNPDPTVPTGVTSTPATPTTCLGDETYTITGVSGVTSGIPAYTYEYDIQTPSSPYDGTYSNTNAVTPAEAGTYSIKSRVQAISLKGCDASPAYEKSWSVFDKPNPSSGASTIEQYCGSISDPFSVLSADEAAPYTGNWSIYAGGGTIENTASANTRITGLTPNVASSVIWTITNNTCVVKDTSTVTPANTTLTANTVATSDACRSCTVRDGYTYSFYNSSGHIIAKIEDYSSDPDALFATETCLDVMYYTPNSVPTVYTTFADNQPFLPRRWTIKPADTTSATKVTLFFKQAEFDALQEAAIGTRYSFSDMNELRVTKFKGGENGSYTDPPNSPATNTSATLITPVMKRYPNIATGPDYSAEFDITDFSTFYIHPQTFPFAPLPVELISFTGWNQGSKNILQWITASEQNTSKFEIQKSLNSLTWSPIGEKVASGNSTQQRTYDFTDNDPVIGNNYYRLKIVDKDGRFSYSNIINIVLSDAVSNSFVNIYPNPTGGQLNVEIQSLDAFNTNISVYDVLGKSVLEKPLTLRKGLSILQLDCSALAKGTYLLRYADGEGKLHTAKFVKD, from the coding sequence GTGGATTGTGATAACTACATTAACCGTACGTCCGGCTCGAATATCTTTCTTTCCGGGGTTCCTTACACGAATACGCTGGGTGTGCAGATGAATGCCTATGAAGCGGATGATGGGGGTTTTTTGGGAGTAGAACCCTGTATGCCGCATGATGGTAATTGCGGAGGCTTTGGTTCCCCTTCATCCGGAAGTAATAATATCAACATAACCGGTTCTTTGAATCCATGTACGTGGTCAGGTGAATACAATACGGAAAGAAACGATTGCAGCAGCCATAGTTCCACCAATGACTACCGAATTTACTGGAAATACAGATGGGTATATGATGTCGCTCCTACAGTAACCGGACCGGTTGCCAATACAACCTTGTGTAAGGGACAAACAACCACACTTACTGTAACGGCACAGACAGACGGAGATGGCAGGAGCATGGGTAAGTTCTATCAGTGGCAGGTAACTAATGTAACCGATTGTTCTACTGTTCAGGAATCAGACTGGGCCAACATTACAGGAGCGACTTCGGCCTCTTTCCAGCCGGCTGAAATAGCCGGAACCCGTTTGTACCGTTGCCTGGTTTCTTCGGATTGTAACAGCATCAGTAACTTACAGACTAAGTCAAGTTGTGCCAGGGTTACCTATCATCCATATGACGGACTCCCGGCTTCAACAGCTAATTATCCCGGTTCGACCGGAGTGGGGGATGCGTCTCCGGATATACAAACGACAATCTGCGGTAAAACGATCCTGCCTGGTTCCAGTAATATATTAACCGTATTGGCACCACCTGCAGTCGGCGCGATAGCTAATTCAAACTTTACGTGGACAGATAATACCGGCAGAGCTGTCGGAACATCTTTCCCCGGAGGAAATACAGCAGCTACAGTTACCTGGATAGCACCAACTACACCTAATGTAATTTCAGGCTATACGATTACACTTACATATACCGGAAATGGTAATCCCGGGCCATGTACCACTTCAACTAAGACTTGCACAACCTATGTCGGTTCGCCTGCATGCGGAATTATGTATGTAGCGCCCGCAGCAAATAACGGAGTAAATGTCCTGGGATGCGGAGGACCCGATAACCCTTGTTTAAATTTAACGGGGGCTAACGGTGCTTTTGATAACCTGGGTTCAAAAACACATATTAAAATGGCGGCAGGTACCTATACGGAACTCGCAACGGTTAACGTAAGTTCCGGATTAACCATTGAAGGTGGATACTCCATAGCTTCAGGTATCTGGGCTAAAACTTCTACTCCAAGCAGCACTATCATAACTGCCGGAGCAAACGAAGTAATTGACAACGATATACAGCATATCATCGGTTTTAAATGTACCGGTAACAACTGGAACCTGATGGATTTGAAAATAACTGCCAATAATCCAACCGGACAGACAACGAATCTTAATGGCAAATCAAGCTATGGTATTCATATAAACGGTTCTTCCAATTATTCCATCACCCGATGTAACATCACATCCGGAACGGCAACAGAAGGACGTAACAAAAGTAATGCAGCTGCACTTGCCTACAACGGACAGAATGCCGCATCAGCCGCAACAGCCGGAGATCCCGGTGGTGCCGGCTCTAACCAGGGCAATGGCGGCGGCTGTAATATAAGCGGCGGCGGCGGCAAAGGCGGTAACGGCGGAACGGGCGGTGCGAATGCTACTTTAATTGGTGGCTCTGCACAAGCCGGCGGCGGCGGCGGCAGTGGCGGTGCAGGAGCGAGTGCCTGTTGCGGAGGTTCTGCCTGTCAGTCCGGATATTCGGATAACAATGGCGCAGGCGGCGGCGGCGGCGCAGGCGGCGGCGGCGGAACAGGCGGCGGTGCGGCAGTTGGCGGTAGTTATGATGGTGCTTCTAATGGTGGAAACAAAGGCGGAAATGCAACCGTAGGAACCAACGGTCCGGGTGGAGGTACCACAAGTGGTGCCGGCGGTGCCGGTTCAGGCTCAAGTGCCGGTAGTGGCGGAACAGCCAGTACCGTGGTCAGCGGATTCGGAGGTGTAGGCGGAGGTGGCGGAGCCAATACGGGCAGTGGCGGCGGCGGCGGTGCCGGTAGTTCGCATGGATGTTCTACAGGTACAACAGGTGCCGGTGGAACGGGTGCCGCCGGGGTACCCGGTACTGCAGGAACAACAACTGCCGGTGTGGTAGGTTTGTATTATAAGCCAAGTTACGGTTCCAATGGTACCGCCGGTGGCGGCGGCGGCGGCGGCGGCGGTGGCGGCGGCGGCGGATCCAATTTTATCAATACAGGAAATAAATGGTTTACCGGCAGCGGCGGCGGCGGCGGCGGCGGCGGCGGCGGCGGCGGCGGAGCCGGAGTCGGTGCCCGTGGTGGTGGTGCATCAGTCGGAATATACATATATAATGGAGGTAGTGGGGGAATTATAAAAGACTGTTCTATTGCAACCGTTGCAACGGTTGTCGGACAGGGTGGAACTGGTGGAACGGGTGGTGCAGGCGGTGGTGCAGGTGCAGGCGGAAGCATATCAGGTTCTACCAGCAGCAGGAAAGGGGGTAATGGCGGCACCGGCGGAAAAGGCGGTGACGGTGGTAAAGGCGGTGACGCTGATGCCGGTGTGCGTTCAGCCTTATTTGTAGCTTCGGGTACAAGTCCGGCTATTTCAGGAACGATAACTAACATTGGTACAAGTATCGCCGTTCAGGGAGATAATGGCGGCGGTTCCATACCTAATACGCTGTCTGCCGGTGTTGTAACCAATAACGGAACCATTTGCAAAAACTCTGTCTTCTCGCTCAGTTCCAGCGGAGGAACCTGGGGCAGTTTGCCGGCAGAATTCAGCTATACTGACTACAATAATGACGCATCGGGTGACTATAACGCAGCTAATTTCAGCCCGGATATTACTACATCTGATGCATTGACGGCAGGGTTTTATGATATTTCCAAAACTACTCCTATTACCTACTGGAAGTATCTGGCGGTCAGCTCTGCTAACCGCACTAAGCCGGTTATTACGATAAAAGCCAGTGACGGAAGCACGCTTACCCCTGCAGCTACCATATGTGATGAGGGTACGGTTCAGCTAACGGCTACCAATTATGGTACCCCGCAGAAATTCCAGTGGGATGTGTACAGCGGCACCTGGCAGGGAAAGGCATCTGCTACAAACAGGGTATTTACATCCACCCTGCAAAGTCCAACGGTATCATTGCCTGTAATCAGTGGAATCACCACTACCTATTATGTGCGCTATCAGGAACAGGATGATTGCTGTGGCTGGTCTGCTCCGGCATTTACAACGATAACGGTGAACCCGGATCCTACTGTACCGACAGGAGTCACCTCTACTCCGGCGACTCCGACTACCTGCTTAGGGGATGAAACGTATACCATAACAGGCGTGAGCGGCGTGACATCCGGAATTCCTGCTTACACGTATGAGTACGATATTCAGACACCATCCTCTCCATACGACGGTACGTATAGTAATACAAATGCTGTAACACCAGCTGAAGCAGGTACCTATTCCATCAAGTCAAGAGTTCAGGCTATTTCACTTAAAGGCTGTGATGCTTCTCCGGCTTATGAAAAATCATGGTCTGTGTTCGATAAGCCGAATCCTTCATCCGGCGCCTCCACGATAGAGCAGTATTGCGGCAGTATTTCTGATCCTTTTTCTGTTCTTTCTGCAGATGAAGCCGCCCCGTATACGGGAAACTGGAGCATCTATGCAGGTGGCGGAACGATTGAAAATACGGCATCCGCAAACACACGCATTACAGGTCTTACACCGAATGTAGCATCTTCTGTCATATGGACAATAACCAATAACACCTGTGTGGTAAAGGATACCTCAACGGTAACACCGGCTAATACCACACTCACTGCAAATACAGTTGCCACTTCAGATGCCTGCAGGTCATGTACCGTAAGGGACGGATATACCTACAGTTTTTACAATTCAAGCGGACATATCATCGCCAAAATTGAAGATTACAGTTCAGATCCGGATGCTCTCTTTGCGACCGAAACTTGTCTGGATGTCATGTATTACACGCCCAATTCGGTACCAACCGTTTATACAACATTCGCAGATAATCAGCCGTTCCTGCCGAGAAGATGGACAATTAAGCCGGCAGACACCACTTCGGCTACTAAAGTGACACTGTTCTTTAAACAAGCTGAATTCGATGCCCTGCAGGAAGCAGCTATCGGTACAAGGTATTCCTTCAGTGATATGAATGAACTGAGGGTGACCAAATTCAAGGGGGGTGAAAATGGCAGTTATACGGATCCCCCTAATTCCCCGGCAACCAATACAAGTGCCACGTTGATTACTCCGGTGATGAAACGGTACCCAAATATTGCTACTGGTCCTGATTATTCGGCGGAATTCGATATCACTGACTTCTCTACATTCTATATTCATCCACAGACGTTTCCTTTTGCACCTCTGCCAGTTGAATTGATTTCCTTTACCGGCTGGAATCAGGGCAGTAAGAATATATTGCAGTGGATAACCGCTTCAGAGCAGAATACGTCAAAATTTGAGATACAGAAGAGTCTGAACAGTTTAACCTGGTCGCCTATAGGAGAAAAGGTTGCGTCTGGCAATTCAACACAGCAAAGAACCTATGACTTTACAGACAATGACCCGGTAATCGGCAATAATTATTACCGCCTGAAAATAGTGGATAAAGACGGACGCTTTAGTTACAGCAATATCATTAATATTGTACTTTCTGACGCGGTATCCAATAGCTTTGTCAATATCTATCCGAATCCTACGGGTGGTCAGCTGAATGTGGAGATCCAGTCTCTGGATGCATTCAATACCAATATTTCCGTTTACGATGTGTTAGGCAAGTCTGTATTGGAAAAACCACTTACACTTCGAAAGGGATTGAGTATCCTGCAGCTGGATTGTTCAGCATTGGCAAAAGGTACTTATCTGCTGCGATACGCGGATGGGGAGGGTAAATTACATACTGCCAAGTTTGTGAAAGATTAA
- a CDS encoding leucine-rich repeat domain-containing protein has translation MALKNPSQVTKLYLNNQQLKEVPEDILSFSNLETLDLSNNQLSGLPVWFNELSSLRSLNLNYNKFTAIPHSAFFLPDLRILSINNNCLDTISDLLKLLNNLEYLDISQFTFHTIPPSVFELSRLRKLIMFEGNLSEIPDDISKLKNLDKVIFHFNRIKSIPVSLFRLPKINYIGFANNLLEKINRKSAMHQTYIIWQFWAIG, from the coding sequence ATGGCATTGAAGAATCCTTCTCAGGTTACAAAGCTCTATCTGAATAATCAGCAATTAAAGGAAGTTCCGGAGGATATACTTTCATTCTCCAATTTAGAAACACTGGATTTGTCCAATAACCAACTGTCCGGTTTGCCTGTCTGGTTTAACGAGCTGAGTTCCTTACGGTCGTTGAATTTAAACTATAATAAGTTCACTGCCATTCCGCATTCAGCTTTTTTTTTGCCGGATTTAAGGATATTGTCAATAAATAACAATTGCCTCGACACTATTTCCGATCTGCTGAAATTACTAAACAATTTAGAATACCTGGATATTTCCCAGTTTACATTTCATACCATACCTCCATCCGTTTTTGAACTGAGCCGCCTTAGAAAACTAATCATGTTTGAAGGGAACTTATCCGAAATCCCGGATGACATATCAAAATTAAAAAACCTGGATAAAGTAATTTTTCATTTTAACAGGATAAAGTCCATACCTGTTTCCCTGTTTCGGCTCCCAAAAATCAACTATATAGGTTTTGCCAATAACCTGTTGGAAAAAATTAACCGGAAATCTGCAATGCATCAAACTTATATTATCTGGCAGTTTTGGGCAATAGGCTGA
- a CDS encoding HTTM domain-containing protein: MKSCIHKFQYLRFDGRSVSLFRILLGISILYNLLFIKLPFTAQFWGEHTIIPVQVMQFMNGKDAFSTFDYIRNDLFAYGWMGTSILLGVLFTIGFRTRLISFLLLFFYFNILQAFARYNPGFDKYTFQLLTWSCFLPLSSFFSIQKEDIKKQIPLWVSIILIVQLCWIYCCTGLAKYGEAWTDGYAVKIMASDIWNASGMASFFADKSWVYRPLTYLTLFFEVMLPFLILIPSRRDVLRYAAVIFLIAFHGSIFLLTDVGSFSITGIAAAGLLLPASFWDSIGYQKNADYMKPVGSKLKMLALTVLTAFILYVICEKNLLFLTKNSAWRNSASAKAAAHLLKVIDIPVFVENSFLFQNWKMFAPNPITEAGWLSIEYKGEDGILYDFFTDEIIPATRYKINFHPKGMEMHLLSYARAMHNSDKWYTRVFIKYWYFYQLALRKIPKSEYGNYYLAEYRYVIQPNDTGPVRNITKQLYDDKAMENISVSLPADFVKPVQ; encoded by the coding sequence ATGAAGTCATGCATTCATAAATTTCAATATCTCCGTTTTGATGGACGTTCCGTTTCGCTCTTTCGTATCTTACTGGGAATAAGCATTCTGTACAACTTACTTTTTATCAAACTGCCCTTTACGGCACAATTTTGGGGAGAACATACCATTATTCCCGTTCAGGTGATGCAGTTCATGAACGGTAAAGATGCCTTTTCCACTTTTGATTATATCAGGAACGACTTATTTGCTTATGGCTGGATGGGTACTTCCATCCTATTGGGCGTGCTTTTTACAATAGGATTCCGCACACGACTGATTTCATTCCTGCTGCTATTTTTTTATTTTAATATTTTGCAGGCATTTGCTCGGTATAACCCCGGGTTCGATAAATACACTTTTCAATTACTTACCTGGTCCTGTTTTTTGCCATTGAGCAGTTTTTTTTCTATTCAGAAAGAAGATATTAAGAAGCAAATTCCGCTTTGGGTTTCCATCATACTGATTGTGCAGTTATGCTGGATCTATTGCTGCACGGGATTGGCGAAATACGGAGAAGCGTGGACCGACGGATATGCCGTTAAGATAATGGCTTCAGATATATGGAATGCAAGCGGAATGGCTTCATTCTTTGCTGATAAAAGTTGGGTGTACAGACCGTTGACCTACCTCACATTATTTTTTGAAGTGATGCTTCCATTTTTAATTCTTATCCCGTCGCGCAGGGATGTATTGAGATATGCTGCAGTCATTTTCCTGATTGCTTTTCATGGAAGCATATTCTTGCTGACGGATGTTGGCAGCTTTTCTATTACGGGAATAGCGGCGGCAGGGTTACTGTTGCCGGCATCTTTCTGGGATAGCATCGGTTATCAGAAAAATGCAGACTATATGAAACCTGTGGGTTCCAAACTGAAAATGTTGGCACTGACTGTACTGACTGCATTTATTCTATATGTGATCTGTGAAAAAAATTTGCTGTTTCTTACCAAAAACTCCGCATGGAGGAATTCCGCATCCGCCAAAGCTGCTGCCCATTTGCTGAAAGTGATAGATATACCCGTGTTCGTGGAGAATTCATTTTTATTTCAAAACTGGAAAATGTTTGCACCTAACCCTATAACGGAGGCCGGATGGTTAAGTATAGAGTATAAAGGGGAAGATGGGATATTGTATGATTTCTTTACCGATGAAATCATTCCGGCAACTCGGTATAAAATTAATTTTCATCCCAAAGGAATGGAGATGCATCTGTTGTCTTACGCGAGAGCCATGCATAATAGCGATAAATGGTATACGAGAGTTTTTATAAAATACTGGTACTTTTATCAACTTGCCCTCCGTAAAATTCCTAAAAGTGAATATGGAAATTATTACCTCGCGGAGTACAGGTATGTAATTCAGCCGAATGATACAGGTCCTGTTAGAAATATCACCAAGCAGTTGTATGATGATAAGGCAATGGAAAACATTTCCGTTTCCTTACCAGCTGATTTTGTTAAGCCTGTCCAGTAA